The following is a genomic window from Verrucosispora sp. WMMD573.
AACGGCCGGTCGGCGCGGTGCACCGCCGCCGAGATCGCGGGCACCCGGGCCTGCGCCTGGACCTGGCGCACCATCCGGTCCAGGCGATCGGCTGCGGAGGTGCGGCCGGCGGCGGAGGTCATCCGAGGTTCCGGGCCAGCATCGGGCCGAGGGGGGCGCCGCCGAGCACGTGGGCGTGCACGTGGAAGACCTCCTGGCCGCCGTACGCTCCGGTGTTGAACATCAGCCGGAACCCGTCGCCGAGCAGGCCCTCGTCCTCGGCCACCGCGGCGGCGGTGGCCAGCACCTCGCCGGCCAGCCCCGGATCACCCTGGCCCAGCGTGGCCACGTCGGCGTAGTGCTCCTTCGGAATGACCAGCACGTGCACCGGTGCCTTCGGGTCGATGTCGCGGAAGGCGAGCGTGGTGGGTGTCTCACGGACCACGGTGGCCGGAATCTCTCCGTCGACGATGCGGCAGAACAGACAGTCGCTTCCCATCCGGGCAGTGTAAGGAAGGGGTCCGCGGCGATGTTCCCGCGACGCTCACCACCGCAGCAGGCGGGTGGCGAGGACCGCCAGGGCAGCCACCCCGGCGGTGGAGGTGCGCAGCACCGAGGAGCCGAGCCGCACCGGTCGGGCACCGGCTTCCTGGAAGGCCGACAACTCGGCCGGGGTGATGCCACCCTCCGGCCCCACCACCAGCACGATCTCGCCGTGCTCCGGCAGTTCGACGGTGGTCAGCCGGTCCGTCGCCTCCTCGTGCAGCACGTACCGGCCCGCCGCCCCGGCGATCCGGCGCGTCACCGATGTGGTGGTCTCGTCCGGTGCCCCCGCCACCACCGGCAGCCACGCCCGCCGGGCCTGCTTCGTCGCCTCCCGGGTGGTCGCTACCCACCGGCTGCGGGCCCGTACGCCCCGGTCGCCGCGCCACTGCACCACCGAGCGGCCCGCCGCCCAGGGGACTATCTCGTCCACGCCCGCCTCGGTCATGGCCTGCACGGCCAGCTCACCCCGGTCGCCCTTGGCGATGCCCTGGACCACCACCAGCCGCGGGTTCGCCGCGTCGACGTACCCCCGGTCGGTCACGTCGAGGTCGAGGGTGCCCCGGCCGACGGCGCTGACCACGGCGGTGGCCGTGCCGCCTCGCCCGTCGGCGAGCAGCACCTGCTCGCCGACGCGCAGCCGCTGCACGGTCGCGGCATGGTGGCCCTCGGGGCCGTCCAGCACCATCGAGGCGGCGGTGGGCAGCGACTCGACCAGGAACAGCGGGGCGGACACGTCAGGCGTGGCCGTTGAAGGCGTCGCGCATCCGGGAGAAGAAGCCACCCTGCTTGGTCAGCTCGGCGACCTCCTCGCCGCGGGTCTTGGCGAACTCGCGCAGCATCCGCTCCTGCTCGGCGTCGAGCTTGGTCGGGGTACGCACGTCCAGGTGGACGTAGAGGTCGCCGCGCCCGGCGCCGCGCAGGTGCGGTACGCCGCGGGCCCGCAGCCGCAGGGTGCTGCCCGGCTGGGTGCCCGGCTTGACGTCGACCGGCTCCTCGCTGTCGAGCGCCTTGATGGTCAGCCGGGTGCCGAGCGCGGCGGCCGTCATCGGCACGGTGACCCGGCAGTGCAGGTCGTCCCCCTTGCGGGAGAAGACGTCGTGTGGCCGTTCGTGGATCTCCACGTAGAGGTCCCCGGCGGTGCCGCCGCCCGGGCCGACCTCGCCCTGCTGGGCGAGGCGGATCCGCATGCCGTCCTCCACCCCGGCGGGGATCTTGACGGTCAGCGAACGGCGGGTGCGCACCCGGCCGTCGCCGGCGCAGGTCGGGCAGGGGCTCGGGATGGTGGTGCCGTAGCCCTGGCAGACCGTGCACGGCCGGGCGGAGACCACCTGCCCGAGGAAGGTGCGCTGCACCGACTGCACCTCGCCCCGGCCACCGCAGGCCTCGCAGGTGGCCAGGTGGGTGCCGGCGGCGGTGCCGGCGCCGGAGCAGGTGGTGCAGAGCACGGCGGTGTCGACGGTGATCGGCGCCTCGACGCCGAAGGCGGTCTCCTGAAGGTCCAGCTCCAGGCGCAGGATCGCATCGGCGCCCGGGCGGGTGCGCGGACGCGGGCCTCGCCCGGCGCCCGTGGCTCCGCCGAAGAACGCGTCCATGATGTCCTGGAAGCCGACGAAGGGACCGGCCCCGCCGGGGCCACCCGGACCGCCGGGTCCGCCCCCGCCGGGGGCCAGCGGGTCCCCGCCCAGGTCGACGATCTGCCGTTTCCGATCGTCCGAGAGAACCTCGTACGCGGCGTTGATGTCCTTGAACTTCTCCTGTGCCTCCGGATCCGGATTCACGTCCGGATGGAACTGGCGCGCCAACTTGCGGTAGGCGCGCTTGATCTCGTCATCGGAGGCACCCTTGCTCACGCCGAGAATGCCGTAGTAGTCCCTGGCCACTGCGTTCCGTGTCCTCGTGTTCGTCTCGGGTTACGCCGTTCGGCGGCGGCAGCCTGCCGTCGGCCCTGACTTGTCAGTTCTGGGCCAGCAGCTCGCCCACGTAGCGTGCCACGGCCCTCACCGTGGCGATGGTTCCGGGGTAGTCCATCCGGGTCGGTCCCAGCACGCCCATCCCCCCGACGATTGTCGCGCCCGGGCCGTACCCCGTGCTGACCACGGAGGCCGCCCGTAGGTTGTCGATCTCGTTCTCGTCGCCGATGCGCACCCGCAGTGTGCTCGGCTCCACCTCGCCAATGAGCTTGAGCAGCACGACCTCCTCCTCAAGCGCTTCGAGGATCGGACGCAACGAGCCCTGGAAGTCGAGCAGGCCGCCCCGGGCGAGGTTGGCGGTGCCGGCCAGCGCGAGCCGCTCCTCGTGTCGTTCGACGAGTGTCTCCAGCAGCACCGTGGACAGGGTGGCCATCGCCGCGCGCAGGTGCGGCACGGAGTCGTCGATGAGCGTCTGCACCAGCGGCGGGGTCTCCGACAGGCGGACACCCACCAGTTTCTCGTTGACCAGCCGGCGCAGGTCCAGCACGTCGTCGGCGAGGACCGGTGCGGGCAGCTCCACCAGCCGCTGCTCGACCCGGCCGGTGTCGGCGATCATCACCAGCATCAGCCGGGTGGTGGAGATCGGCACCAGTTCCAGGTGCCGCACCCGGGACCGGGCCAGGCTCGGGTACTGCACGACGGCGACCTGCCGGGTCAACTGCGCCAGCAGCCGCACTGTGCGGTGCACCACATCGTCCAGGTCGACGGCGCCGGCCAGGAAGCGCTCGATCGCCCGGCGCTCGGCCGGGCTGAGCGGCTTGACCCGGCTCAGCCGGTCGACGAACAGTCGGTAGCCACGGTCGGTGGGCACCCGCCCGGCGCTGGTGTGCGGCTGACGGATGTAGCCCTCTTCCTCCAGCACGGCCATGTCGTTTCGGACCGTGGCCGGCGAGACGCCGAGTTGGTGCCGCTCGACAAGTGACTTGCTGCCGACCGGCTCCTGGGTGGCGACGTAGTCCTCGACGATCGCCCGGAGCACGGCGAGCTTCCGGTCGTCCAGACCCATCCTTGCCACCTCCTGTCGCAGGTCAGCCCGCAGCGTCACGGCCGCCAGAGGAACACTCTGGCACTCGACTGTAGCGAGTGCCAGTCTACGTCGGCGTCCCCCTCGACGCGATGATCAAGTCGGCACGCCCGTCATCGAACCGATCGGCGGGTTGACACTCGCCGGTGTCGCTCTGGTGCGCCGTTGCCGCTGGCACCTACCGTGACCTCCATGACTGAACCACCTCGTCCCCCGGACTCCGGCGACGAACCCACGACACCACTGTCCGGTTCGCCTGGCCAGGGCGGCTATCCCCCGCCCGGCGGCTATCCCCCTCCCACCGGCGACCAGCCGCCGCCGGCCGGCTACCCACCACCCGGCAGCTACCCGCCGCCGGGCGGTTACCCGCCCCCACCCGGAGCCCCCGGTGTCGGCTACCCGACCGGCGGTTACGGCGCTCCTGGCGGTGGCTACGCCAACAACGAGGACAAGACCTGGGCCCTGATCGCGCACTTCGGCGGCCCGCTCGGCGTGGTCGTCGGCGGCGGGCTCTTCGGCTGGGTGGCGCCACTGATCGCGATGATGGCCCGCGGGCAGCAGTCCCCGATCGTCCGGGCGCACTCGGTGGCCGCGCTGAACTTCCAGCTCACCTGGGCGGTCGCTGGCGTGCTGAGCTGGGTGCTCGCCACGATCACCTGCGGCATCCTGTTCTTCGTGCCGATCCTCGTCGCGATCGTGCCGTTGATCTTCGGCATCATCGGCGGGGTCAAGGCCAACGAGGGCGTGCTCTACCAGTACCCGATGACCTACGCGTTCGTGAAGCGCTGAGCGCGCCGGCCGGTCTGATGACGGGGATCAGGGCAGCAGGTCGCGGACCACGGCGTCGGCGAGCAGCCGACCGCGCAGGGTGAGCACGGCGCGGCCGGCGGCGTGGGCGGGCTGGTCGAGCAGCCCCTCGGCCGCCGCCCGCGCCGCGCCGGCCCGACCGGCGTCGGTCAGCGCGTCCAGCGGCAGGCCCGCGGGCAGCCGCAGCCGGAGCATGACGTCCTCCATGTGCGCCTCGTCGCCGGTGAGCACCTCCCGGGCCTGCCCGGGTGACGCTTCGGCGGCGAGGCGTTGCGCGTACGCGGCGGGATGTTTGACGTTCCACCAGCGCACCCCGCCGACATGGCTGTGCGCTCCCGGCCCGAGGCCCCACCAGTCACCGCCGGTCCAGTAGAGCAGGTTGTGCCGGCAGCGCGCGGCCGGTGTGCGGGCCCAGTTGGAGACCTCGTACCAGGAGAAGCCGGCCGCACCGAGGGCGGACTCGGCGGCCAGGTAACGGTCCGCGGCGACGTCCTCGTCCGGGTACGGCAGTTCACCACGGCGCATCCGGGCGGCCAGCCGGGTGCCGTCCTCGACGATCAGGGCGTACGCGCTGACATGGTCCACGCCAGCGGCGATCACCTGGTCCAGCGAGGCGGCGAAGTCATCGGCCCGCTCCCCCGGTGTCCCGTAGATCAGGTCGAGATTGACGTGGTCGAAGCCGGCGTCGCGGGCCTCCAGCGCGGCGGCGGTGGCCCGACCGGCGTGGTGCCGGCGGTCGAGCACGGCGAGCACCCCGGGCGCGGCCGACTGCATGCCCAGCGAGATCCGGGTGTACCCGGCGGC
Proteins encoded in this region:
- a CDS encoding histidine triad nucleotide-binding protein; translation: MGSDCLFCRIVDGEIPATVVRETPTTLAFRDIDPKAPVHVLVIPKEHYADVATLGQGDPGLAGEVLATAAAVAEDEGLLGDGFRLMFNTGAYGGQEVFHVHAHVLGGAPLGPMLARNLG
- a CDS encoding 16S rRNA (uracil(1498)-N(3))-methyltransferase; its protein translation is MSAPLFLVESLPTAASMVLDGPEGHHAATVQRLRVGEQVLLADGRGGTATAVVSAVGRGTLDLDVTDRGYVDAANPRLVVVQGIAKGDRGELAVQAMTEAGVDEIVPWAAGRSVVQWRGDRGVRARSRWVATTREATKQARRAWLPVVAGAPDETTTSVTRRIAGAAGRYVLHEEATDRLTTVELPEHGEIVLVVGPEGGITPAELSAFQEAGARPVRLGSSVLRTSTAGVAALAVLATRLLRW
- the dnaJ gene encoding molecular chaperone DnaJ; amino-acid sequence: MARDYYGILGVSKGASDDEIKRAYRKLARQFHPDVNPDPEAQEKFKDINAAYEVLSDDRKRQIVDLGGDPLAPGGGGPGGPGGPGGAGPFVGFQDIMDAFFGGATGAGRGPRPRTRPGADAILRLELDLQETAFGVEAPITVDTAVLCTTCSGAGTAAGTHLATCEACGGRGEVQSVQRTFLGQVVSARPCTVCQGYGTTIPSPCPTCAGDGRVRTRRSLTVKIPAGVEDGMRIRLAQQGEVGPGGGTAGDLYVEIHERPHDVFSRKGDDLHCRVTVPMTAAALGTRLTIKALDSEEPVDVKPGTQPGSTLRLRARGVPHLRGAGRGDLYVHLDVRTPTKLDAEQERMLREFAKTRGEEVAELTKQGGFFSRMRDAFNGHA
- the hrcA gene encoding heat-inducible transcriptional repressor HrcA; amino-acid sequence: MGLDDRKLAVLRAIVEDYVATQEPVGSKSLVERHQLGVSPATVRNDMAVLEEEGYIRQPHTSAGRVPTDRGYRLFVDRLSRVKPLSPAERRAIERFLAGAVDLDDVVHRTVRLLAQLTRQVAVVQYPSLARSRVRHLELVPISTTRLMLVMIADTGRVEQRLVELPAPVLADDVLDLRRLVNEKLVGVRLSETPPLVQTLIDDSVPHLRAAMATLSTVLLETLVERHEERLALAGTANLARGGLLDFQGSLRPILEALEEEVVLLKLIGEVEPSTLRVRIGDENEIDNLRAASVVSTGYGPGATIVGGMGVLGPTRMDYPGTIATVRAVARYVGELLAQN
- a CDS encoding DUF4870 domain-containing protein, with the protein product MTEPPRPPDSGDEPTTPLSGSPGQGGYPPPGGYPPPTGDQPPPAGYPPPGSYPPPGGYPPPPGAPGVGYPTGGYGAPGGGYANNEDKTWALIAHFGGPLGVVVGGGLFGWVAPLIAMMARGQQSPIVRAHSVAALNFQLTWAVAGVLSWVLATITCGILFFVPILVAIVPLIFGIIGGVKANEGVLYQYPMTYAFVKR
- the hemW gene encoding radical SAM family heme chaperone HemW, encoding MPGVLPAGEPVPADGSLPASARASVGARGFGVYVHVPFCASRCGYCDFNTYTADELGGGASRESYADTVLAELTLAARVLGEAPPARVDTVFVGGGTPTLLPADDLARILDAIDRTWGLAADAEVTTEANPESVTPTSLKELRAAGYTRISLGMQSAAPGVLAVLDRRHHAGRATAAALEARDAGFDHVNLDLIYGTPGERADDFAASLDQVIAAGVDHVSAYALIVEDGTRLAARMRRGELPYPDEDVAADRYLAAESALGAAGFSWYEVSNWARTPAARCRHNLLYWTGGDWWGLGPGAHSHVGGVRWWNVKHPAAYAQRLAAEASPGQAREVLTGDEAHMEDVMLRLRLPAGLPLDALTDAGRAGAARAAAEGLLDQPAHAAGRAVLTLRGRLLADAVVRDLLP